A region of Clostridium acetobutylicum ATCC 824 DNA encodes the following proteins:
- the flgL gene encoding flagellar hook-associated protein FlgL has product MRITNRMLTDTFLTDMNTNLQNMRDIQSQLTSGKKIRKPSDNPYVATKSMQLNTDISINSQYNTNINNTIYWLNQTDTALNQAGNIVQRIKELLISAGNGGYTQDQRDSIKAELNQRISEFSNVINSSFSGQYLFGGTRGNEKPLDIINSASGNKYLMYSNQSIDLPVASGASNVASLASGCGDLDIRLGSGSTVQLQINNGDSIQNILDGINSKIASSSSLKGKISAISYVKGNQTYIRVTALSDKDITITSGTNITALSSFKNQYIGVDKINQISKDLSVEISQGVLTQYSVNATEIMNYKGVSASGIEKSYDLRQVFSDIVTDLSSNSGVSNLNTKDAEAVDALLENILAIRSTVGASQNRMDSAQKNNQENNYNMTLILSNTEDTDITESTMNYAALQTVYLASLQTSAKIIQPTLMDYMS; this is encoded by the coding sequence ATGAGAATAACAAATAGAATGCTTACAGATACTTTTTTGACTGATATGAATACTAATCTTCAAAATATGAGAGATATTCAAAGTCAGCTTACATCAGGAAAAAAGATCAGAAAGCCATCAGATAATCCATATGTAGCTACAAAATCTATGCAGCTTAATACGGATATAAGTATAAATAGTCAATATAATACCAATATTAACAATACTATATACTGGCTAAATCAAACAGATACAGCTTTGAATCAAGCGGGTAATATAGTTCAAAGGATTAAAGAACTTTTAATTTCTGCTGGAAATGGAGGATACACTCAAGATCAGAGGGATTCTATAAAAGCAGAACTTAATCAAAGAATTTCCGAATTTTCAAATGTAATAAATTCTAGCTTTAGTGGGCAATATTTATTTGGAGGAACTAGAGGAAATGAAAAACCTCTCGATATTATAAATAGTGCATCAGGAAATAAGTATTTGATGTACAGTAACCAAAGTATTGATTTGCCAGTAGCATCTGGAGCAAGTAATGTAGCATCTTTAGCAAGTGGCTGTGGAGATTTAGACATTAGGCTTGGAAGTGGATCCACAGTTCAGCTTCAAATAAATAACGGAGATTCAATACAAAATATACTTGATGGAATAAATTCTAAAATTGCTTCTAGTTCAAGTTTAAAAGGAAAGATTTCAGCAATATCTTATGTTAAAGGAAATCAAACCTATATAAGGGTAACAGCACTTAGTGACAAAGATATAACCATAACAAGTGGAACAAATATTACAGCATTAAGTAGCTTTAAAAATCAATATATAGGAGTAGATAAAATCAATCAGATAAGTAAAGATCTTTCTGTTGAGATATCACAAGGTGTTTTAACACAGTACAGTGTAAATGCTACCGAAATAATGAATTATAAGGGAGTATCAGCTAGTGGTATTGAAAAAAGCTATGATTTAAGGCAGGTATTTTCAGATATAGTAACAGATTTAAGCAGTAATTCGGGAGTATCAAATTTAAATACAAAGGATGCTGAGGCAGTAGATGCACTGCTTGAAAATATACTTGCTATACGTTCTACAGTTGGTGCTAGCCAAAACAGAATGGATAGTGCACAAAAAAATAATCAAGAAAATAACTATAACATGACATTAATATTATCCAATACTGAGGATACAGATATTACTGAATCTACAATGAACTATGCAGCACTTCAAACAGTTTATCTTGCATCACTTCAGACAAGTGCAAAAATAATTCAACCAACACTTATGGATTACATGTCATAA